One Mycobacterium sp. SMC-4 DNA window includes the following coding sequences:
- a CDS encoding nitroreductase family deazaflavin-dependent oxidoreductase, with protein sequence MTDKEKLYSDTAALDEFNRNIVNEFRANGGRVGGPFEGATLLLLHTTGARSGRPRMSPLAYLTIDDKMIIVGSYAGGPKDPAWVHNLRANPTAHIELGDDSFDVVARELSADERAATYPKIVEIAPVFADYQANTSRAIPLFELSRD encoded by the coding sequence ATGACCGACAAAGAGAAGCTCTACTCCGATACTGCGGCACTCGATGAGTTCAACCGCAACATCGTCAACGAGTTCCGCGCCAACGGCGGGCGGGTCGGCGGTCCGTTCGAAGGCGCGACGCTGCTGCTGCTCCATACCACCGGTGCGAGATCGGGTCGCCCGCGGATGTCCCCACTGGCGTACCTGACCATTGACGACAAGATGATCATCGTGGGTTCGTATGCCGGAGGGCCGAAGGATCCTGCGTGGGTGCACAATCTGCGCGCCAATCCGACAGCGCACATCGAGCTCGGCGACGACAGCTTCGACGTCGTTGCCCGGGAGTTGTCGGCCGACGAACGTGCGGCGACCTATCCGAAGATCGTCGAGATTGCCCCGGTGTTCGCCGACTACCAAGCCAACACCTCGCGTGCGATCCCGCTGTTCGAGCTGAGCCGCGACTAG
- a CDS encoding DUF4436 domain-containing protein, with protein MQSDAGPKAAEKPGSTQRHKRAVRATVLTTVLAVLGVYVASIVGYALLEPPPAPFEFSEASVDAQTSVIIRLHQLETADNRLTVDVLLHPGDDLIAEGPEVLENPIVRLSSWTQSRELIYIRDELKSNASKVELTAVGDPDNWPLDTYTTNILGVEAFLGDGAERRALEARIIVAGSVNGWTVQTDSGTIDAPWGPIPSVQFTLQRTRGAHAIDVGILLVLLTLPATALFVSIEMLLRRRKFLPPFITWFAAMLFAVVPLRNVLPGSPPPGSWVDLAVVLWVLLALAGAMVIFIIAWWQQTKGELESASPAVR; from the coding sequence GTGCAGTCCGATGCAGGGCCGAAGGCGGCCGAGAAGCCAGGGAGTACGCAACGCCACAAGCGTGCTGTACGCGCCACCGTCCTGACGACGGTACTGGCCGTCCTGGGCGTCTACGTCGCCTCCATCGTCGGGTACGCGCTTCTGGAGCCGCCACCGGCCCCCTTCGAGTTCTCTGAAGCCTCGGTCGATGCGCAGACATCGGTGATCATCCGACTGCACCAGCTCGAGACCGCGGACAACCGGTTGACGGTGGACGTGTTGCTCCATCCGGGCGACGACCTCATCGCGGAGGGTCCCGAGGTGCTGGAGAATCCCATTGTGCGGCTGAGCTCGTGGACGCAGTCCCGCGAGTTGATCTACATTCGCGATGAACTCAAGAGCAACGCGTCCAAAGTCGAGTTGACCGCCGTCGGTGATCCCGACAACTGGCCACTGGACACCTACACCACCAACATCCTCGGCGTGGAGGCATTCTTGGGCGACGGCGCCGAGCGCCGTGCGCTCGAAGCGAGGATCATCGTCGCGGGCAGCGTCAACGGGTGGACGGTGCAAACCGACTCCGGCACAATCGATGCACCCTGGGGTCCGATTCCGAGCGTCCAGTTCACCCTGCAACGCACCCGTGGCGCTCATGCCATCGACGTCGGTATCCTGCTGGTGCTGCTCACATTGCCGGCGACGGCGCTGTTCGTTTCCATCGAGATGCTGCTCCGGCGGCGAAAATTCCTGCCGCCGTTCATCACCTGGTTCGCAGCCATGTTGTTCGCCGTGGTGCCGTTGCGCAATGTGTTGCCCGGTTCGCCTCCACCGGGGTCCTGGGTCGACCTGGCGGTCGTTCTGTGGGTGCTGCTGGCCCTGGCGGGGGCGATGGTCATCTTCATCATCGCGTGGTGGCAGCAGACCAAGGGCGAGCTTGAGTCCGCTAGTCCAGCCGTTCGATAA